Proteins encoded in a region of the Pseudomonas syringae KCTC 12500 genome:
- the clpS gene encoding ATP-dependent Clp protease adapter ClpS has product MHAFSKIRLTFNQDDPQSHEDDSAGIAVQDAKPALQAPPMYKVVLFNDDYTPMDFVVEVLEVFFNLNRELATKVMLAVHTEGRAVCGLFTRDIAETKAMQVNQYARESQHPLLCEIEKDG; this is encoded by the coding sequence ATGCATGCATTCAGCAAGATTCGACTAACATTCAATCAGGATGATCCGCAGTCGCACGAGGACGACTCGGCGGGCATTGCGGTGCAGGACGCCAAGCCGGCCCTGCAGGCGCCACCGATGTACAAGGTGGTTTTATTCAACGATGACTACACCCCGATGGATTTCGTCGTAGAAGTACTCGAGGTGTTTTTTAACCTGAATCGTGAGCTGGCCACCAAAGTCATGCTGGCCGTCCATACAGAGGGACGGGCAGTCTGCGGATTGTTTACCCGCGACATCGCCGAGACCAAGGCAATGCAGGTCAATCAATACGCCAGGGAGAGCCAGCATCCGCTACTCTGTGAGATCGAGAAGGACGGTTAA
- the cspD gene encoding cold shock domain-containing protein CspD produces the protein MIEGKVKWFNNAKGFGFINAEGNDEDLFAHFSAIEMDGYKTLKAGQKVRFEVAQGPKGLHAVKIKGLEDKKLDPAKETHPLHQQDHAHADA, from the coding sequence ATGATTGAAGGAAAAGTCAAGTGGTTCAACAATGCAAAAGGGTTTGGATTCATAAACGCTGAAGGCAATGACGAGGATCTGTTCGCTCATTTCTCGGCCATCGAAATGGACGGTTACAAAACTCTAAAGGCTGGCCAGAAAGTCAGATTTGAAGTCGCGCAAGGTCCAAAAGGGCTTCATGCGGTAAAAATCAAAGGCTTGGAAGATAAAAAGCTGGATCCGGCAAAAGAAACACATCCGCTGCACCAGCAGGACCACGCTCACGCGGACGCCTGA
- a CDS encoding NADP-dependent isocitrate dehydrogenase gives MSNRSKIIYTFTDEAPALATYSLLPIIEAFTATSDIDVETRDISLAGRVLSSFPELLADKKVPDHLAELGKLATTPEANIIKLPNISASVPQLKATIKELQNQGYNIPDYPENPTTDAEKETRARYDKTKGSAVNPVLREGNSDRRAPLSVKNYARKHPHKMGAWSADSKAHVAHMSNGDFYGSEKAAEIAADNTVKIELVAQDGTTTVLKEKTSVKAGEVVDCSVMSAKALRSFIAAEIEDARKQGVLFSVHLKATMMKISDPIMFGQIVDEFYKDALTKHADTLKQIGFSLNNGIGDLYERITALPADKQAEIKADIEAVYAVRPQLAMVNSDKGITNLHVPSDVIVDASMPAMIRDSGKMWGTDGQLHDAKAVIPDRCYATIYQAVIEDCKKNGAFDPTTMGSVPNVGLMAQKAEEYGSHDKTFHIQTNGVVRVTDSQGNLLMEQNVEAGDIWRMCQAKDAPIQDWVKLAVNRARASNTPAIFWLDSSRAHDSVMIEKVRKYLGDHDTSGLDIQILSPVDAMKLTLERTRAGKDTISVTGNVLRDYLTDLFPIMELGTSAKMLSIVPLMNGGGLFETGAGGSAPKHVQQFVEENFLRWDSLGEFLALAASLEHLGHAYNNPKALVLSKTLDQATGEFLDRNKSPSRKVGGIDNRGSHFYLTLFWAQALAAQNDDADLKAQFAPLAKTLTDNEEKIVAELNAVQGKPVDIGGYYFPNPEVTSKAMRPSATLNAAIAAL, from the coding sequence ATGTCCAACCGCTCGAAGATCATCTACACCTTCACCGACGAAGCTCCGGCCCTCGCCACCTACTCCCTGCTGCCTATTATCGAAGCGTTCACGGCAACTTCCGATATCGACGTGGAAACACGCGACATTTCTCTGGCGGGCCGTGTTCTTTCCAGCTTCCCAGAATTGCTTGCCGACAAAAAAGTGCCGGATCATCTCGCCGAGCTGGGCAAACTGGCCACTACGCCAGAGGCCAACATCATCAAGCTGCCTAACATCAGCGCCTCGGTCCCGCAATTGAAGGCGACCATCAAGGAGCTTCAGAATCAGGGCTACAACATTCCTGACTACCCTGAAAACCCTACCACTGACGCGGAAAAAGAAACCCGCGCACGCTACGACAAGACCAAGGGCAGCGCCGTGAACCCTGTTCTGCGCGAAGGCAACTCCGATCGCCGCGCCCCGCTGTCGGTCAAGAACTACGCGCGCAAGCACCCGCACAAGATGGGCGCCTGGTCAGCTGACTCCAAGGCTCACGTTGCACACATGAGCAACGGCGACTTCTACGGCAGCGAAAAAGCTGCCGAGATCGCAGCCGATAACACCGTCAAGATCGAACTCGTCGCCCAGGACGGCACCACCACCGTCCTGAAGGAAAAAACCTCCGTCAAGGCGGGCGAAGTCGTCGACTGCTCGGTCATGAGCGCCAAGGCCCTGCGCAGTTTCATTGCTGCCGAAATCGAAGACGCTCGCAAGCAGGGCGTTCTGTTTTCGGTGCACTTGAAAGCCACCATGATGAAGATCTCCGATCCGATCATGTTTGGCCAGATCGTCGACGAGTTCTACAAGGACGCGCTGACCAAGCACGCCGATACGCTCAAGCAGATCGGCTTCAGCCTGAACAACGGCATCGGCGACCTGTACGAACGCATCACTGCCCTGCCCGCTGACAAGCAGGCAGAAATCAAGGCTGACATCGAAGCGGTCTACGCCGTTCGTCCACAGCTGGCGATGGTCAATTCCGACAAGGGCATCACCAACCTGCACGTGCCGAGCGACGTCATCGTCGACGCCTCGATGCCGGCAATGATTCGTGACTCCGGCAAGATGTGGGGCACAGACGGTCAGTTGCACGATGCCAAGGCGGTCATTCCGGATCGCTGCTACGCCACCATCTATCAGGCAGTCATCGAAGACTGCAAGAAAAATGGCGCATTCGACCCGACCACCATGGGCAGCGTACCGAACGTCGGTCTGATGGCTCAGAAGGCCGAAGAGTATGGCTCCCACGACAAGACGTTCCACATTCAGACCAACGGCGTGGTTCGCGTAACCGACAGCCAGGGCAACCTGCTGATGGAACAGAACGTCGAAGCCGGCGATATCTGGCGCATGTGCCAGGCCAAGGACGCACCGATCCAGGATTGGGTGAAACTGGCCGTCAACCGTGCCCGCGCCAGCAACACCCCGGCTATCTTCTGGCTGGACTCGTCCCGCGCCCACGACAGCGTGATGATCGAGAAAGTGCGCAAGTACCTGGGCGACCATGACACGTCGGGCCTGGATATCCAGATCCTGTCACCTGTCGACGCGATGAAGCTGACCCTGGAACGCACGCGCGCAGGCAAGGACACCATTTCGGTGACCGGCAACGTTCTGCGCGACTACCTGACTGACCTGTTCCCGATCATGGAACTGGGCACCAGCGCGAAGATGCTGTCGATCGTTCCGCTGATGAACGGCGGCGGTCTGTTCGAAACCGGCGCGGGTGGTTCGGCTCCGAAACACGTGCAGCAGTTCGTCGAGGAAAACTTCCTGCGCTGGGATTCGCTGGGCGAATTCCTCGCGCTGGCAGCGTCCCTCGAGCATCTGGGCCATGCCTACAACAATCCGAAAGCGTTGGTTCTGTCCAAGACCCTAGACCAGGCCACTGGCGAGTTCCTGGACCGCAACAAGTCGCCTTCGCGCAAGGTAGGCGGTATCGACAACCGCGGCAGCCACTTCTACCTGACCCTGTTCTGGGCTCAGGCACTGGCTGCTCAGAACGACGATGCAGACCTCAAGGCGCAGTTCGCACCTCTGGCCAAAACCCTGACCGACAACGAAGAAAAAATCGTTGCCGAGCTGAACGCCGTTCAGGGCAAGCCGGTGGATATTGGCGGCTACTACTTCCCTAACCCGGAAGTCACCAGCAAGGCCATGCGCCCGAGCGCCACGCTCAACGCGGCCATCGCCGCGCTGTAA
- a CDS encoding alpha/beta fold hydrolase, whose translation MNIDDAFRVTFHTQQVGDVNVFYREVGAKDAPVLLLLHGFPSSSHMFRDLMPLLASQYRLIAPDLPGFGNTKAPPRGQFDYTFENLYKVIERFTEALGLKKYALYLFDYGAPTGLRLAAANPEKVTAIISQNGNAYLEGFSDQWGPWQAYWREPSAANREACRASLSPQVIRDWQYGTGANPEKLSPDGYNLDIMYMARPGAEEIQLDLILDYRSNVAAYPSFQEYLRKYQPPLLAVWGKHDPAFIPPGAHAYRKDVPAAEVHLLDAGHFALETHAPEVAEYIRDFLSRTLKS comes from the coding sequence ATGAACATTGATGACGCCTTCCGCGTGACGTTTCACACTCAGCAGGTAGGAGACGTCAATGTGTTCTATCGCGAAGTCGGAGCCAAGGACGCCCCGGTGCTTCTGTTGCTTCATGGTTTTCCGAGTTCCAGCCACATGTTTCGCGACCTGATGCCCTTGCTGGCGAGTCAGTACCGCCTGATCGCTCCCGACCTGCCTGGATTCGGTAATACCAAGGCTCCACCGCGCGGGCAGTTCGATTACACATTCGAAAACCTTTACAAGGTGATCGAGCGCTTCACCGAGGCGCTGGGCCTGAAGAAATACGCGTTATACCTATTCGACTATGGCGCACCGACAGGTTTGCGGCTCGCAGCGGCGAACCCGGAGAAGGTTACTGCAATCATCAGTCAGAACGGCAACGCCTACCTGGAAGGATTCAGCGATCAATGGGGCCCGTGGCAAGCCTATTGGCGCGAGCCTTCGGCAGCCAATCGCGAAGCCTGTCGCGCCTCGTTGTCACCGCAAGTCATCCGGGACTGGCAATACGGTACGGGAGCCAATCCTGAAAAACTTTCTCCCGATGGCTACAACCTCGACATTATGTATATGGCGCGGCCGGGCGCAGAGGAGATCCAGCTTGACCTGATTCTTGACTACCGCAGTAACGTAGCGGCTTACCCCTCGTTTCAGGAATACTTGCGCAAATATCAGCCTCCCTTGCTGGCGGTCTGGGGCAAGCACGATCCTGCGTTCATACCGCCTGGCGCGCATGCTTATCGCAAGGACGTCCCGGCTGCTGAAGTGCATCTGCTGGATGCAGGGCACTTTGCATTGGAAACACACGCGCCTGAGGTCGCCGAATACATTCGCGACTTTCTTTCGCGCACACTGAAAAGCTGA
- a CDS encoding LysR family transcriptional regulator, whose amino-acid sequence MDRIQEMTLFAALAEQTSFAGVARHFGLSTATVTRAVASLESRLGILLVVRTTRNMRLTEAGQRFAADCRRLLADLDEAESAAGGLHALPGGLLTVTAPQMFGALHVVPVMTSFLERFPAVDIRAILVDRVVSMLDEGVDVAVRIGTLPDSSLTAIPTGSVRRMVCASPAYLEKHGAPQHPDDLRQHSTVSTTTAERSPHWLFRIDDKNYSVDVASRLSLTSYQAAISAALQGWGLTQVPYYQIREHLQEGRLKCVLETFEIIPEPVHVVYLEGRRRSSKVRAFVDFCVSALRHDLQFEQQ is encoded by the coding sequence ATGGACCGTATTCAGGAAATGACGCTTTTTGCCGCACTTGCCGAGCAAACCAGTTTTGCCGGGGTGGCCCGCCACTTTGGCCTGTCGACCGCTACGGTAACCCGGGCTGTCGCGAGCCTGGAGAGCCGCCTGGGCATCCTTCTGGTGGTGCGCACCACTCGCAATATGCGGCTCACCGAGGCGGGCCAGCGCTTCGCCGCTGATTGCCGTCGATTGCTTGCCGACCTTGATGAGGCTGAAAGCGCGGCAGGCGGCTTGCATGCGTTGCCAGGCGGCCTGCTGACGGTCACCGCACCTCAGATGTTCGGCGCGCTGCATGTCGTGCCCGTAATGACGAGCTTTCTCGAGCGGTTTCCGGCCGTGGACATCCGTGCCATTCTGGTCGACAGGGTAGTGTCCATGCTCGATGAGGGCGTCGACGTGGCGGTCAGGATCGGCACCCTGCCCGATTCGTCTCTTACCGCAATCCCGACAGGTAGCGTGCGGCGCATGGTTTGCGCCTCCCCTGCCTACCTCGAAAAGCATGGAGCCCCGCAGCATCCCGACGATTTGCGACAGCATTCCACAGTTTCAACCACCACCGCCGAACGCTCGCCCCACTGGCTTTTCCGGATCGATGACAAGAATTATTCAGTAGACGTCGCCTCAAGACTCAGTCTGACGTCTTATCAGGCGGCGATCAGCGCAGCGTTACAGGGCTGGGGACTGACCCAGGTGCCGTACTATCAGATACGCGAGCACCTGCAGGAAGGCAGGCTCAAGTGTGTTCTGGAGACGTTCGAAATAATCCCGGAACCGGTTCACGTTGTTTACCTGGAGGGCCGTCGTCGCTCATCCAAAGTGCGAGCCTTTGTGGACTTCTGCGTCAGCGCCCTGAGGCATGATCTGCAGTTCGAGCAACAATAA
- a CDS encoding NUDIX hydrolase encodes MTWQAHVTVATIVEDQGRFLFVEEIKGGRAVLNQPAGHLDPNESLQRAAVRETLEETGWDVELTSVVGIYLYTAPSNGVTYQRICFAAKALRHHPEYQLDEGIVGAVWLTRDELVAQQERWRSELVLRCLDDYLDGEHFSLDLLRDKA; translated from the coding sequence ATGACTTGGCAAGCCCACGTTACCGTCGCCACCATCGTCGAAGATCAAGGCCGCTTTCTGTTCGTCGAAGAAATCAAAGGCGGACGCGCCGTACTCAACCAACCCGCCGGGCACCTCGACCCGAACGAGAGCCTGCAACGCGCTGCAGTGCGTGAAACCCTGGAAGAAACCGGCTGGGACGTCGAATTGACTAGCGTGGTGGGCATCTACCTGTACACCGCACCGAGCAATGGCGTGACCTACCAGCGAATCTGCTTTGCCGCCAAGGCCCTGCGCCACCATCCGGAATATCAACTCGATGAAGGCATCGTCGGCGCAGTCTGGCTGACTCGCGATGAACTGGTAGCCCAGCAGGAGCGCTGGCGCAGCGAGCTGGTATTGCGCTGCCTGGACGACTACCTCGATGGTGAACATTTCAGTCTCGACCTGCTGCGCGACAAGGCGTGA
- the mnmA gene encoding tRNA 2-thiouridine(34) synthase MnmA — protein MRDPAPSNSEMKRVIVGMSGGVDSSVSAVLLMEQGYQVEGLFMKNWEEDDGTEYCTAREDLADAQAVCDKIGIKLHTANFAAEYWDNVFEHFLEEYKAGRTPNPDILCNREIKFKAFLDYALMLGADLIATGHYVRRRDIDGRTELLKGLDPNKDQSYFLHAVGGEQIARTLFPVGELEKPEVRAIAEKHGLATAKKKDSTGICFIGERRFTDFLRQYLPAQPGEIKTTEGEVIGRHSGLMYHTIGQRQGLGIGGLKDASDDPWYVLVKDLDNNELIVGQGNDHPWLFSRALVSSEIYWVNPIDLSSPRRLTAKVRYRQGDQPCTLEKTADGYRATFDDPQRAVTPGQSVVFYDGEICLGGGVIEIAEPWTSKDKR, from the coding sequence ATGCGTGATCCAGCCCCCTCGAACTCAGAAATGAAGCGCGTCATAGTCGGCATGTCCGGCGGCGTGGACTCTTCCGTTTCCGCCGTACTGCTCATGGAGCAGGGTTATCAGGTGGAAGGCTTGTTCATGAAGAACTGGGAAGAAGACGACGGAACGGAATACTGCACCGCCCGCGAAGACCTGGCAGATGCCCAGGCCGTGTGCGACAAGATCGGCATCAAGCTGCACACGGCCAACTTCGCGGCCGAGTACTGGGACAACGTCTTCGAGCACTTCCTTGAAGAGTACAAGGCCGGGCGCACGCCGAACCCGGACATCCTGTGTAACCGCGAAATCAAGTTCAAGGCGTTTCTCGACTACGCACTGATGCTCGGCGCCGACCTTATTGCTACAGGCCATTACGTACGCCGCCGTGATATCGATGGACGTACCGAGCTGCTCAAGGGCCTGGACCCGAACAAGGATCAGAGCTACTTCCTGCACGCCGTTGGCGGCGAGCAGATTGCCCGCACCCTGTTCCCGGTTGGCGAGCTGGAAAAACCGGAAGTGCGCGCCATTGCCGAAAAGCACGGCCTGGCCACTGCCAAGAAGAAGGATTCCACCGGAATCTGCTTCATTGGCGAACGCCGCTTCACTGATTTTCTGCGCCAGTACCTGCCCGCCCAGCCCGGCGAAATCAAGACCACCGAAGGTGAAGTCATCGGTCGTCACAGCGGCCTGATGTACCACACCATCGGCCAGCGCCAGGGTCTGGGCATCGGCGGTCTCAAGGATGCCAGCGATGATCCGTGGTACGTGCTGGTCAAGGACCTGGACAACAACGAACTGATTGTCGGTCAGGGTAACGATCACCCCTGGCTGTTTTCCCGTGCGCTGGTCTCTTCGGAAATCTATTGGGTCAACCCGATCGATCTGAGCAGCCCGCGCAGGCTCACCGCGAAGGTCCGTTATCGTCAGGGCGACCAGCCATGCACGCTGGAAAAAACCGCCGACGGTTATCGCGCCACATTCGATGACCCGCAACGCGCCGTCACTCCCGGCCAGTCTGTGGTGTTCTACGACGGCGAAATCTGTCTGGGCGGCGGCGTGATCGAAATTGCCGAACCCTGGACCAGCAAGGACAAGCGTTGA
- the hflD gene encoding high frequency lysogenization protein HflD, whose translation MSPTQEQLIALGGVFQAAVLVDRIAKTGQISEAALGCMLGSLLVVDPKDTLDVYGGDDLNLHEGYRAMASALERDPATLQREPLRYALSMLGLERQLAKRDDLLEVIGKRIPVIQSQVEHFGIAHENVIAATGALYQDTLSTLRQRIQVQGDMRNLQQPNNASKIRGILLAGIRSARLWRQVGGHRWQLVFSRRKLLKELYPLLHG comes from the coding sequence ATGAGCCCGACTCAGGAACAACTGATCGCTCTGGGCGGTGTATTCCAGGCCGCCGTGCTCGTCGACCGGATCGCCAAGACCGGTCAGATCAGCGAAGCGGCCCTGGGCTGCATGCTCGGCAGCCTGCTGGTGGTCGATCCCAAGGATACGCTGGACGTCTACGGCGGCGACGATCTCAACCTGCACGAAGGCTATCGCGCCATGGCCAGCGCCCTGGAGCGCGACCCGGCAACCTTGCAACGCGAGCCGTTGCGCTACGCCCTGTCGATGCTCGGCCTCGAGCGTCAGCTGGCCAAGCGCGATGACCTGCTTGAAGTGATCGGCAAACGCATTCCGGTGATTCAGTCACAGGTCGAGCATTTTGGCATCGCCCACGAGAACGTGATTGCCGCGACCGGCGCGCTGTATCAGGACACCCTGAGCACCTTGCGCCAGCGCATTCAGGTACAAGGCGACATGCGTAATCTGCAGCAGCCGAATAATGCCTCGAAGATTCGCGGCATTCTGCTGGCCGGTATTCGCTCTGCCCGCCTGTGGCGGCAAGTTGGCGGTCATCGCTGGCAACTGGTGTTCAGCCGCCGCAAGTTGTTGAAAGAACTTTATCCATTGCTGCACGGCTGA